Proteins from a single region of Pseudomonadota bacterium:
- a CDS encoding DMT family transporter: protein MLTASDYALFAVTCFVWGTSWLALRMQLGVVAPEVSLVWRFALAGAIVFVWAAYAGQRLRFSAREHGLCAAMGVFLFSTNFLFFYYGGLTITAGLLAVVFSLASVINFLIAILFFGQRPEPRRLAGALFGALGVGFLFWPEIVGTTFNRQAILALGLCLLGTLSFCVGNVLSARAQKKGLPLLASNAWGMLYGTLWLLVLTVAQGHPFIFEATSAYVGSLIWLAVFSSVIAFWSYLSLLGRIGGARAAYATVIFPIVALASSTVFEGYQWTIFAAVGVAFALMGNWLVLAGGKRQTVNKGG, encoded by the coding sequence ATGCTCACGGCGTCCGATTATGCGCTCTTCGCGGTAACGTGTTTCGTATGGGGCACCAGCTGGTTGGCCTTGCGCATGCAGTTGGGTGTCGTGGCGCCAGAGGTGTCGTTGGTCTGGCGATTTGCGTTGGCCGGCGCCATAGTCTTCGTGTGGGCGGCCTACGCCGGTCAGCGTTTACGCTTTAGCGCACGTGAGCATGGCCTGTGTGCGGCTATGGGCGTCTTTCTGTTCTCTACCAACTTTCTCTTTTTCTACTACGGTGGGCTGACGATCACGGCCGGTCTCCTGGCGGTCGTTTTTTCGCTTGCATCCGTGATCAATTTCCTGATCGCGATCCTGTTTTTTGGCCAAAGACCGGAACCGCGAAGGCTGGCAGGTGCACTATTCGGCGCCTTGGGGGTCGGTTTTCTGTTCTGGCCCGAGATCGTCGGAACGACATTCAATCGCCAGGCTATCTTAGCCCTTGGCCTTTGCCTGTTGGGGACGTTGAGCTTTTGCGTGGGCAACGTGTTGTCAGCGCGAGCCCAGAAAAAGGGTCTGCCGCTTTTGGCCTCTAACGCATGGGGAATGCTCTATGGAACGCTTTGGCTTTTGGTATTGACGGTTGCCCAAGGGCATCCTTTCATCTTTGAAGCAACCAGTGCTTACGTCGGCTCCTTGATATGGCTCGCCGTGTTTTCGTCGGTGATCGCCTTTTGGAGCTATCTGAGCCTGTTGGGCCGGATCGGCGGGGCACGCGCCGCTTATGCGACCGTCATCTTTCCCATAGTCGCGCTGGCATCTTCAACTGTGTTTGAGGGCTACCAGTGGACCATATTTGCGGCCGTTGGGGTGGCATTTGCGCTGATGGGCAATTGGTTGGTCCTTGCTGGCGGCAAGCGGCAGACGGTCAACAAAGGCGGCTAG